One Methanobrevibacter millerae genomic window carries:
- a CDS encoding dicarboxylate/amino acid:cation symporter — MIEKVKKISLGNWMLIGMLLGFLVGLLLNFYVQNPFIKNVILIDNVFYLGGTGFIKLMKMLVVPLVFFSIVVGVASISDIKKIGAIGGTTILIYLVTTAIAVSVALMIAGVIQPGTGLNMSGLAQANVTTNTTVTDTILGMIPDNPFSSLANGDMLPVIIFGLLVGIILAKLREETQVVNDFFTQGNKIMMEMTRIVMKFAPIGIFCLMAKTFASLGFEGLLPLAKYVLCVLVGLAIQAFVVYPSLMVIATRLNPIKFFKKFISVMFFAFSSSTSNATIPLNLSKLSELGVSREVSSFTIPLGATINMDGTAIMQGCAVMFASQAYGIDLGMSALLTVVFTAVMASIGTAGVPSVGLITLNMVFNSVGLPVDAIGIIMGIDHILDMFRTAVNVTGDAICTIIVSFRNKSMDVDVFNGKKAPSEESWDDITQF, encoded by the coding sequence ATGATAGAGAAAGTAAAAAAGATTAGCCTCGGAAACTGGATGCTTATCGGAATGCTTCTTGGTTTTCTTGTGGGCTTACTGTTAAATTTCTATGTACAAAATCCATTCATCAAAAACGTTATCCTTATAGACAACGTATTCTATTTGGGAGGAACGGGATTTATAAAACTTATGAAAATGCTGGTTGTGCCTTTGGTCTTCTTTTCGATTGTAGTCGGTGTGGCTTCAATTTCAGACATTAAAAAAATCGGTGCAATCGGAGGAACAACAATACTGATATATCTGGTAACGACAGCGATTGCGGTGAGCGTCGCCCTTATGATAGCAGGCGTAATCCAGCCGGGCACAGGGCTTAACATGTCAGGACTTGCGCAAGCCAACGTTACCACAAACACGACTGTTACCGATACCATTCTGGGCATGATACCGGACAATCCCTTCAGTTCACTTGCAAACGGTGACATGCTGCCGGTAATCATTTTCGGACTGCTTGTGGGTATTATACTGGCCAAATTAAGGGAAGAGACACAGGTAGTAAACGATTTCTTTACTCAGGGAAACAAGATCATGATGGAAATGACCCGTATCGTGATGAAATTCGCTCCTATCGGAATTTTCTGTCTGATGGCAAAGACCTTTGCATCCCTGGGCTTTGAAGGGCTGCTGCCGCTGGCCAAATACGTATTGTGCGTGCTTGTAGGCCTGGCGATACAGGCGTTCGTCGTCTATCCGAGCCTGATGGTTATCGCAACAAGGCTGAACCCTATCAAGTTCTTCAAGAAGTTCATATCAGTAATGTTTTTCGCGTTCTCATCATCAACTTCAAACGCAACGATTCCATTGAACCTGTCAAAGCTTTCCGAACTGGGAGTTTCACGTGAAGTCTCCTCATTCACCATTCCTTTGGGTGCCACCATCAACATGGATGGAACGGCAATAATGCAGGGCTGTGCGGTAATGTTCGCATCGCAGGCATACGGAATAGATTTGGGAATGAGCGCGCTTCTGACGGTAGTCTTTACTGCGGTAATGGCTTCAATAGGAACGGCAGGAGTTCCTTCAGTCGGACTGATTACGCTGAATATGGTGTTCAATTCAGTTGGCCTTCCGGTTGATGCAATAGGAATCATCATGGGAATAGACCACATCCTGGACATGTTCAGAACTGCGGTAAACGTTACGGGAGACGCAATCTGTACAATTATCGTCTCATTCAGAAACAAGTCCATGGACGTTGACGTGTTCAACGGCAAAAAGGCTCCTTCGGAAGAGTCATGGGATGACATAACCCAATTTTAA